One window of the Zea mays cultivar B73 chromosome 3, Zm-B73-REFERENCE-NAM-5.0, whole genome shotgun sequence genome contains the following:
- the LOC100280343 gene encoding uncharacterized protein isoform X3, with amino-acid sequence MIDRERAEEMQVNNEAPLGCLKPNISQYNSPEQIGGVEGFPENNEKRNDIVAAEKIWEATPNQGLSRPIYRQEFYAWPYIYSDYQIVRQPLPYGFDNQFYQINRDHGFPIENRVQYLPFKMLPQGHPHDAQLQEFQYFVVIDFEATCDKVNNPFPQEIIEFPSVLVNSATGKLEECFQTYVRPTYHQFLTDFCKELTGIQQIQVDRGVPLGEALLMHDKWLEDKGIKNTNFAIVTWSNWDCRIMLESECRFKRIRKPPYFNRSSFCAREMLQWINLRVPFQEVYGDVRCNLKEAVQLAGLTWEGRAHCGLDDARNTARLLALLMHRGFKFSITNSLVWQPAAAPQSTAATCHFSPDRSPDPVVVQLQHQQQQHKPKEALGSPASLVNPSYATPAGGKDRAMYCYCGVLSRWSVVRKPGPMQGRYFFGCGNWTATRRAICPYFAWAS; translated from the exons AGGAAATGCAAGTTAATAATGAGGCACCACTAGGGTGCCTCAAGCCAAATATTTCTCAGTATAACTCTCCAGAGCAGATAGGTGGTGTTGAAGGGTTTCCTGAGAATAATGAAAAAAGGAATGATATTGTTGCTGCGGAAAAAATCTGGGAGGCGACTCCAAACCAAGGCCTTAGCAGGCCCATCTACCGACAAGAATTTTATGCCTGGCCATATATTTATTCAGATTATCAAATCGTGCGTCAGCCACTACCTTATGGTTTTGACAACCAATTTTATCAGATAAATAGGGACCACGGTTTCCCTATTGAGAACAGGGTTCAATATCTTCCATTCAAGATGCTCCCTCAAGGTCACCCCCATGATGCACAGCTTCAGGAATTTCAGTATTTTGTGGTTATTGACTTTGAAGCAACCTGTGACAAGGTGAACAATCCATTTCCACAAGAAATCATCGAGTTTCCATCTGTCTTGGTTAACAGTGCAACTGGAAAACTCGAAGAATGCTTCCAAACATATGTTCGGCCGACGTATCATCAATTTTTGACTGATTTTTGCAAGGAGCTTACTGGCATACAACAGATTCAG GTGGACAGAGGTGTGCCTCTAGGTGAAGCCTTACTCATGCACGATAAATGGCTAGAGGACAAGGGCATCAAGAACACAAACTTTGCTATTGTGACCTGGTCTAACTGGGACTGCCGTATAATGCTGGAGTCGGAATGCAGATTTAAGAGAATCAGGAAGCCCCCTTATTTTAACAG GAGCAGCTTTTGTGCCAGGGAGATGCTACA GTGGATCAACTTGAGGGTACCGTTCCAGGAAGTGTACGGGGACGTCCGCTGCAACCTGAAGGAGGCAGTCCAGCTGGCCGGGCTCACATGGGAGGGGCGCGCTCACTGCGGGCTCGACGACGCCCGCAACACCGCTCGCCTCCTGGCACTTCTGATGCACCGGGGCTTCAAGTTCTCCATCACCAACTCACTGGTGTGGCAACCTGCCGCCGCTCCGCAGTCAACCGCCGCCACCTGCCACTTCTCCCCGGACCGCTCTCCGGACCCAGTCGTCGTCCAGCtccagcaccagcagcagcagcacaagCCGAAGGAGGCGCTGGGGTCTCCCGCGTCGCTGGTGAACCCATCGTACGCCACCCCCGCGGGAGGGAAGGACAGAGCCATGTACTGCTACTGCGGGGTGCTGAGCCGGTGGAGCGTCGTGCGCAAGCCGGGACCCATGCAGGGGCGCTACTTCTTCGGGTGCGGGAACTGGACCGCCACCCGGCGCGCCATCTGCCCGTACTTCGCATGGGCCTCGTGA
- the LOC100280343 gene encoding uncharacterized protein isoform X7, with translation MQVNNEAPLGCLKPNISQYNSPEQIGGVEGFPENNEKRNDIVAAEKIWEATPNQGLSRPIYRQEFYAWPYIYSDYQIVRQPLPYGFDNQFYQINRDHGFPIENRVQYLPFKMLPQGHPHDAQLQEFQYFVVIDFEATCDKVNNPFPQEIIEFPSVLVNSATGKLEECFQTYVRPTYHQFLTDFCKELTGIQQIQVDRGVPLGEALLMHDKWLEDKGIKNTNFAIVTWSNWDCRIMLESECRFKRIRKPPYFNRSSFCAREMLQWINLRVPFQEVYGDVRCNLKEAVQLAGLTWEGRAHCGLDDARNTARLLALLMHRGFKFSITNSLVWQPAAAPQSTAATCHFSPDRSPDPVVVQLQHQQQQHKPKEALGSPASLVNPSYATPAGGKDRAMYCYCGVLSRWSVVRKPGPMQGRYFFGCGNWTATRRAICPYFAWAS, from the exons ATGCAAGTTAATAATGAGGCACCACTAGGGTGCCTCAAGCCAAATATTTCTCAGTATAACTCTCCAGAGCAGATAGGTGGTGTTGAAGGGTTTCCTGAGAATAATGAAAAAAGGAATGATATTGTTGCTGCGGAAAAAATCTGGGAGGCGACTCCAAACCAAGGCCTTAGCAGGCCCATCTACCGACAAGAATTTTATGCCTGGCCATATATTTATTCAGATTATCAAATCGTGCGTCAGCCACTACCTTATGGTTTTGACAACCAATTTTATCAGATAAATAGGGACCACGGTTTCCCTATTGAGAACAGGGTTCAATATCTTCCATTCAAGATGCTCCCTCAAGGTCACCCCCATGATGCACAGCTTCAGGAATTTCAGTATTTTGTGGTTATTGACTTTGAAGCAACCTGTGACAAGGTGAACAATCCATTTCCACAAGAAATCATCGAGTTTCCATCTGTCTTGGTTAACAGTGCAACTGGAAAACTCGAAGAATGCTTCCAAACATATGTTCGGCCGACGTATCATCAATTTTTGACTGATTTTTGCAAGGAGCTTACTGGCATACAACAGATTCAG GTGGACAGAGGTGTGCCTCTAGGTGAAGCCTTACTCATGCACGATAAATGGCTAGAGGACAAGGGCATCAAGAACACAAACTTTGCTATTGTGACCTGGTCTAACTGGGACTGCCGTATAATGCTGGAGTCGGAATGCAGATTTAAGAGAATCAGGAAGCCCCCTTATTTTAACAG GAGCAGCTTTTGTGCCAGGGAGATGCTACA GTGGATCAACTTGAGGGTACCGTTCCAGGAAGTGTACGGGGACGTCCGCTGCAACCTGAAGGAGGCAGTCCAGCTGGCCGGGCTCACATGGGAGGGGCGCGCTCACTGCGGGCTCGACGACGCCCGCAACACCGCTCGCCTCCTGGCACTTCTGATGCACCGGGGCTTCAAGTTCTCCATCACCAACTCACTGGTGTGGCAACCTGCCGCCGCTCCGCAGTCAACCGCCGCCACCTGCCACTTCTCCCCGGACCGCTCTCCGGACCCAGTCGTCGTCCAGCtccagcaccagcagcagcagcacaagCCGAAGGAGGCGCTGGGGTCTCCCGCGTCGCTGGTGAACCCATCGTACGCCACCCCCGCGGGAGGGAAGGACAGAGCCATGTACTGCTACTGCGGGGTGCTGAGCCGGTGGAGCGTCGTGCGCAAGCCGGGACCCATGCAGGGGCGCTACTTCTTCGGGTGCGGGAACTGGACCGCCACCCGGCGCGCCATCTGCCCGTACTTCGCATGGGCCTCGTGA
- the LOC100280343 gene encoding uncharacterized protein isoform X4, with product MSHRTPRPRLCKVNHEEMQVNNEAPLGCLKPNISQYNSPEQIGGVEGFPENNEKRNDIVAAEKIWEATPNQGLSRPIYRQEFYAWPYIYSDYQIVRQPLPYGFDNQFYQINRDHGFPIENRVQYLPFKMLPQGHPHDAQLQEFQYFVVIDFEATCDKVNNPFPQEIIEFPSVLVNSATGKLEECFQTYVRPTYHQFLTDFCKELTGIQQIQVDRGVPLGEALLMHDKWLEDKGIKNTNFAIVTWSNWDCRIMLESECRFKRIRKPPYFNRWINLRVPFQEVYGDVRCNLKEAVQLAGLTWEGRAHCGLDDARNTARLLALLMHRGFKFSITNSLVWQPAAAPQSTAATCHFSPDRSPDPVVVQLQHQQQQHKPKEALGSPASLVNPSYATPAGGKDRAMYCYCGVLSRWSVVRKPGPMQGRYFFGCGNWTATRRAICPYFAWAS from the exons AGGAAATGCAAGTTAATAATGAGGCACCACTAGGGTGCCTCAAGCCAAATATTTCTCAGTATAACTCTCCAGAGCAGATAGGTGGTGTTGAAGGGTTTCCTGAGAATAATGAAAAAAGGAATGATATTGTTGCTGCGGAAAAAATCTGGGAGGCGACTCCAAACCAAGGCCTTAGCAGGCCCATCTACCGACAAGAATTTTATGCCTGGCCATATATTTATTCAGATTATCAAATCGTGCGTCAGCCACTACCTTATGGTTTTGACAACCAATTTTATCAGATAAATAGGGACCACGGTTTCCCTATTGAGAACAGGGTTCAATATCTTCCATTCAAGATGCTCCCTCAAGGTCACCCCCATGATGCACAGCTTCAGGAATTTCAGTATTTTGTGGTTATTGACTTTGAAGCAACCTGTGACAAGGTGAACAATCCATTTCCACAAGAAATCATCGAGTTTCCATCTGTCTTGGTTAACAGTGCAACTGGAAAACTCGAAGAATGCTTCCAAACATATGTTCGGCCGACGTATCATCAATTTTTGACTGATTTTTGCAAGGAGCTTACTGGCATACAACAGATTCAG GTGGACAGAGGTGTGCCTCTAGGTGAAGCCTTACTCATGCACGATAAATGGCTAGAGGACAAGGGCATCAAGAACACAAACTTTGCTATTGTGACCTGGTCTAACTGGGACTGCCGTATAATGCTGGAGTCGGAATGCAGATTTAAGAGAATCAGGAAGCCCCCTTATTTTAACAG GTGGATCAACTTGAGGGTACCGTTCCAGGAAGTGTACGGGGACGTCCGCTGCAACCTGAAGGAGGCAGTCCAGCTGGCCGGGCTCACATGGGAGGGGCGCGCTCACTGCGGGCTCGACGACGCCCGCAACACCGCTCGCCTCCTGGCACTTCTGATGCACCGGGGCTTCAAGTTCTCCATCACCAACTCACTGGTGTGGCAACCTGCCGCCGCTCCGCAGTCAACCGCCGCCACCTGCCACTTCTCCCCGGACCGCTCTCCGGACCCAGTCGTCGTCCAGCtccagcaccagcagcagcagcacaagCCGAAGGAGGCGCTGGGGTCTCCCGCGTCGCTGGTGAACCCATCGTACGCCACCCCCGCGGGAGGGAAGGACAGAGCCATGTACTGCTACTGCGGGGTGCTGAGCCGGTGGAGCGTCGTGCGCAAGCCGGGACCCATGCAGGGGCGCTACTTCTTCGGGTGCGGGAACTGGACCGCCACCCGGCGCGCCATCTGCCCGTACTTCGCATGGGCCTCGTGA
- the LOC100280343 gene encoding uncharacterized protein isoform X9, which produces MQVNNEAPLGCLKPNISQYNSPEQIGGVEGFPENNEKRNDIVAAEKIWEATPNQGLSRPIYRQEFYAWPYIYSDYQIVRQPLPYGFDNQFYQINRDHGFPIENRVQYLPFKMLPQGHPHDAQLQEFQYFVVIDFEATCDKVNNPFPQEIIEFPSVLVNSATGKLEECFQTYVRPTYHQFLTDFCKELTGIQQIQVDRGVPLGEALLMHDKWLEDKGIKNTNFAIVTWSNWDCRIMLESECRFKRIRKPPYFNRWINLRVPFQEVYGDVRCNLKEAVQLAGLTWEGRAHCGLDDARNTARLLALLMHRGFKFSITNSLVWQPAAAPQSTAATCHFSPDRSPDPVVVQLQHQQQQHKPKEALGSPASLVNPSYATPAGGKDRAMYCYCGVLSRWSVVRKPGPMQGRYFFGCGNWTATRRAICPYFAWAS; this is translated from the exons ATGCAAGTTAATAATGAGGCACCACTAGGGTGCCTCAAGCCAAATATTTCTCAGTATAACTCTCCAGAGCAGATAGGTGGTGTTGAAGGGTTTCCTGAGAATAATGAAAAAAGGAATGATATTGTTGCTGCGGAAAAAATCTGGGAGGCGACTCCAAACCAAGGCCTTAGCAGGCCCATCTACCGACAAGAATTTTATGCCTGGCCATATATTTATTCAGATTATCAAATCGTGCGTCAGCCACTACCTTATGGTTTTGACAACCAATTTTATCAGATAAATAGGGACCACGGTTTCCCTATTGAGAACAGGGTTCAATATCTTCCATTCAAGATGCTCCCTCAAGGTCACCCCCATGATGCACAGCTTCAGGAATTTCAGTATTTTGTGGTTATTGACTTTGAAGCAACCTGTGACAAGGTGAACAATCCATTTCCACAAGAAATCATCGAGTTTCCATCTGTCTTGGTTAACAGTGCAACTGGAAAACTCGAAGAATGCTTCCAAACATATGTTCGGCCGACGTATCATCAATTTTTGACTGATTTTTGCAAGGAGCTTACTGGCATACAACAGATTCAG GTGGACAGAGGTGTGCCTCTAGGTGAAGCCTTACTCATGCACGATAAATGGCTAGAGGACAAGGGCATCAAGAACACAAACTTTGCTATTGTGACCTGGTCTAACTGGGACTGCCGTATAATGCTGGAGTCGGAATGCAGATTTAAGAGAATCAGGAAGCCCCCTTATTTTAACAG GTGGATCAACTTGAGGGTACCGTTCCAGGAAGTGTACGGGGACGTCCGCTGCAACCTGAAGGAGGCAGTCCAGCTGGCCGGGCTCACATGGGAGGGGCGCGCTCACTGCGGGCTCGACGACGCCCGCAACACCGCTCGCCTCCTGGCACTTCTGATGCACCGGGGCTTCAAGTTCTCCATCACCAACTCACTGGTGTGGCAACCTGCCGCCGCTCCGCAGTCAACCGCCGCCACCTGCCACTTCTCCCCGGACCGCTCTCCGGACCCAGTCGTCGTCCAGCtccagcaccagcagcagcagcacaagCCGAAGGAGGCGCTGGGGTCTCCCGCGTCGCTGGTGAACCCATCGTACGCCACCCCCGCGGGAGGGAAGGACAGAGCCATGTACTGCTACTGCGGGGTGCTGAGCCGGTGGAGCGTCGTGCGCAAGCCGGGACCCATGCAGGGGCGCTACTTCTTCGGGTGCGGGAACTGGACCGCCACCCGGCGCGCCATCTGCCCGTACTTCGCATGGGCCTCGTGA
- the LOC100280343 gene encoding uncharacterized protein isoform X8: MVTDEEMQVNNEAPLGCLKPNISQYNSPEQIGGVEGFPENNEKRNDIVAAEKIWEATPNQGLSRPIYRQEFYAWPYIYSDYQIVRQPLPYGFDNQFYQINRDHGFPIENRVQYLPFKMLPQGHPHDAQLQEFQYFVVIDFEATCDKVNNPFPQEIIEFPSVLVNSATGKLEECFQTYVRPTYHQFLTDFCKELTGIQQIQVDRGVPLGEALLMHDKWLEDKGIKNTNFAIVTWSNWDCRIMLESECRFKRIRKPPYFNRWINLRVPFQEVYGDVRCNLKEAVQLAGLTWEGRAHCGLDDARNTARLLALLMHRGFKFSITNSLVWQPAAAPQSTAATCHFSPDRSPDPVVVQLQHQQQQHKPKEALGSPASLVNPSYATPAGGKDRAMYCYCGVLSRWSVVRKPGPMQGRYFFGCGNWTATRRAICPYFAWAS, from the exons AGGAAATGCAAGTTAATAATGAGGCACCACTAGGGTGCCTCAAGCCAAATATTTCTCAGTATAACTCTCCAGAGCAGATAGGTGGTGTTGAAGGGTTTCCTGAGAATAATGAAAAAAGGAATGATATTGTTGCTGCGGAAAAAATCTGGGAGGCGACTCCAAACCAAGGCCTTAGCAGGCCCATCTACCGACAAGAATTTTATGCCTGGCCATATATTTATTCAGATTATCAAATCGTGCGTCAGCCACTACCTTATGGTTTTGACAACCAATTTTATCAGATAAATAGGGACCACGGTTTCCCTATTGAGAACAGGGTTCAATATCTTCCATTCAAGATGCTCCCTCAAGGTCACCCCCATGATGCACAGCTTCAGGAATTTCAGTATTTTGTGGTTATTGACTTTGAAGCAACCTGTGACAAGGTGAACAATCCATTTCCACAAGAAATCATCGAGTTTCCATCTGTCTTGGTTAACAGTGCAACTGGAAAACTCGAAGAATGCTTCCAAACATATGTTCGGCCGACGTATCATCAATTTTTGACTGATTTTTGCAAGGAGCTTACTGGCATACAACAGATTCAG GTGGACAGAGGTGTGCCTCTAGGTGAAGCCTTACTCATGCACGATAAATGGCTAGAGGACAAGGGCATCAAGAACACAAACTTTGCTATTGTGACCTGGTCTAACTGGGACTGCCGTATAATGCTGGAGTCGGAATGCAGATTTAAGAGAATCAGGAAGCCCCCTTATTTTAACAG GTGGATCAACTTGAGGGTACCGTTCCAGGAAGTGTACGGGGACGTCCGCTGCAACCTGAAGGAGGCAGTCCAGCTGGCCGGGCTCACATGGGAGGGGCGCGCTCACTGCGGGCTCGACGACGCCCGCAACACCGCTCGCCTCCTGGCACTTCTGATGCACCGGGGCTTCAAGTTCTCCATCACCAACTCACTGGTGTGGCAACCTGCCGCCGCTCCGCAGTCAACCGCCGCCACCTGCCACTTCTCCCCGGACCGCTCTCCGGACCCAGTCGTCGTCCAGCtccagcaccagcagcagcagcacaagCCGAAGGAGGCGCTGGGGTCTCCCGCGTCGCTGGTGAACCCATCGTACGCCACCCCCGCGGGAGGGAAGGACAGAGCCATGTACTGCTACTGCGGGGTGCTGAGCCGGTGGAGCGTCGTGCGCAAGCCGGGACCCATGCAGGGGCGCTACTTCTTCGGGTGCGGGAACTGGACCGCCACCCGGCGCGCCATCTGCCCGTACTTCGCATGGGCCTCGTGA
- the LOC100280343 gene encoding uncharacterized protein isoform X1 encodes MSHRTPRPRLCKVNHEEMQVNNEAPLGCLKPNISQYNSPEQIGGVEGFPENNEKRNDIVAAEKIWEATPNQGLSRPIYRQEFYAWPYIYSDYQIVRQPLPYGFDNQFYQINRDHGFPIENRVQYLPFKMLPQGHPHDAQLQEFQYFVVIDFEATCDKVNNPFPQEIIEFPSVLVNSATGKLEECFQTYVRPTYHQFLTDFCKELTGIQQIQVDRGVPLGEALLMHDKWLEDKGIKNTNFAIVTWSNWDCRIMLESECRFKRIRKPPYFNRSSFCAREMLQWINLRVPFQEVYGDVRCNLKEAVQLAGLTWEGRAHCGLDDARNTARLLALLMHRGFKFSITNSLVWQPAAAPQSTAATCHFSPDRSPDPVVVQLQHQQQQHKPKEALGSPASLVNPSYATPAGGKDRAMYCYCGVLSRWSVVRKPGPMQGRYFFGCGNWTATRRAICPYFAWAS; translated from the exons AGGAAATGCAAGTTAATAATGAGGCACCACTAGGGTGCCTCAAGCCAAATATTTCTCAGTATAACTCTCCAGAGCAGATAGGTGGTGTTGAAGGGTTTCCTGAGAATAATGAAAAAAGGAATGATATTGTTGCTGCGGAAAAAATCTGGGAGGCGACTCCAAACCAAGGCCTTAGCAGGCCCATCTACCGACAAGAATTTTATGCCTGGCCATATATTTATTCAGATTATCAAATCGTGCGTCAGCCACTACCTTATGGTTTTGACAACCAATTTTATCAGATAAATAGGGACCACGGTTTCCCTATTGAGAACAGGGTTCAATATCTTCCATTCAAGATGCTCCCTCAAGGTCACCCCCATGATGCACAGCTTCAGGAATTTCAGTATTTTGTGGTTATTGACTTTGAAGCAACCTGTGACAAGGTGAACAATCCATTTCCACAAGAAATCATCGAGTTTCCATCTGTCTTGGTTAACAGTGCAACTGGAAAACTCGAAGAATGCTTCCAAACATATGTTCGGCCGACGTATCATCAATTTTTGACTGATTTTTGCAAGGAGCTTACTGGCATACAACAGATTCAG GTGGACAGAGGTGTGCCTCTAGGTGAAGCCTTACTCATGCACGATAAATGGCTAGAGGACAAGGGCATCAAGAACACAAACTTTGCTATTGTGACCTGGTCTAACTGGGACTGCCGTATAATGCTGGAGTCGGAATGCAGATTTAAGAGAATCAGGAAGCCCCCTTATTTTAACAG GAGCAGCTTTTGTGCCAGGGAGATGCTACA GTGGATCAACTTGAGGGTACCGTTCCAGGAAGTGTACGGGGACGTCCGCTGCAACCTGAAGGAGGCAGTCCAGCTGGCCGGGCTCACATGGGAGGGGCGCGCTCACTGCGGGCTCGACGACGCCCGCAACACCGCTCGCCTCCTGGCACTTCTGATGCACCGGGGCTTCAAGTTCTCCATCACCAACTCACTGGTGTGGCAACCTGCCGCCGCTCCGCAGTCAACCGCCGCCACCTGCCACTTCTCCCCGGACCGCTCTCCGGACCCAGTCGTCGTCCAGCtccagcaccagcagcagcagcacaagCCGAAGGAGGCGCTGGGGTCTCCCGCGTCGCTGGTGAACCCATCGTACGCCACCCCCGCGGGAGGGAAGGACAGAGCCATGTACTGCTACTGCGGGGTGCTGAGCCGGTGGAGCGTCGTGCGCAAGCCGGGACCCATGCAGGGGCGCTACTTCTTCGGGTGCGGGAACTGGACCGCCACCCGGCGCGCCATCTGCCCGTACTTCGCATGGGCCTCGTGA
- the LOC100280343 gene encoding uncharacterized protein isoform X6 → MQSKSCLFDAEEMQVNNEAPLGCLKPNISQYNSPEQIGGVEGFPENNEKRNDIVAAEKIWEATPNQGLSRPIYRQEFYAWPYIYSDYQIVRQPLPYGFDNQFYQINRDHGFPIENRVQYLPFKMLPQGHPHDAQLQEFQYFVVIDFEATCDKVNNPFPQEIIEFPSVLVNSATGKLEECFQTYVRPTYHQFLTDFCKELTGIQQIQVDRGVPLGEALLMHDKWLEDKGIKNTNFAIVTWSNWDCRIMLESECRFKRIRKPPYFNRWINLRVPFQEVYGDVRCNLKEAVQLAGLTWEGRAHCGLDDARNTARLLALLMHRGFKFSITNSLVWQPAAAPQSTAATCHFSPDRSPDPVVVQLQHQQQQHKPKEALGSPASLVNPSYATPAGGKDRAMYCYCGVLSRWSVVRKPGPMQGRYFFGCGNWTATRRAICPYFAWAS, encoded by the exons TTTATTTGATGCAGAGGAAATGCAAGTTAATAATGAGGCACCACTAGGGTGCCTCAAGCCAAATATTTCTCAGTATAACTCTCCAGAGCAGATAGGTGGTGTTGAAGGGTTTCCTGAGAATAATGAAAAAAGGAATGATATTGTTGCTGCGGAAAAAATCTGGGAGGCGACTCCAAACCAAGGCCTTAGCAGGCCCATCTACCGACAAGAATTTTATGCCTGGCCATATATTTATTCAGATTATCAAATCGTGCGTCAGCCACTACCTTATGGTTTTGACAACCAATTTTATCAGATAAATAGGGACCACGGTTTCCCTATTGAGAACAGGGTTCAATATCTTCCATTCAAGATGCTCCCTCAAGGTCACCCCCATGATGCACAGCTTCAGGAATTTCAGTATTTTGTGGTTATTGACTTTGAAGCAACCTGTGACAAGGTGAACAATCCATTTCCACAAGAAATCATCGAGTTTCCATCTGTCTTGGTTAACAGTGCAACTGGAAAACTCGAAGAATGCTTCCAAACATATGTTCGGCCGACGTATCATCAATTTTTGACTGATTTTTGCAAGGAGCTTACTGGCATACAACAGATTCAG GTGGACAGAGGTGTGCCTCTAGGTGAAGCCTTACTCATGCACGATAAATGGCTAGAGGACAAGGGCATCAAGAACACAAACTTTGCTATTGTGACCTGGTCTAACTGGGACTGCCGTATAATGCTGGAGTCGGAATGCAGATTTAAGAGAATCAGGAAGCCCCCTTATTTTAACAG GTGGATCAACTTGAGGGTACCGTTCCAGGAAGTGTACGGGGACGTCCGCTGCAACCTGAAGGAGGCAGTCCAGCTGGCCGGGCTCACATGGGAGGGGCGCGCTCACTGCGGGCTCGACGACGCCCGCAACACCGCTCGCCTCCTGGCACTTCTGATGCACCGGGGCTTCAAGTTCTCCATCACCAACTCACTGGTGTGGCAACCTGCCGCCGCTCCGCAGTCAACCGCCGCCACCTGCCACTTCTCCCCGGACCGCTCTCCGGACCCAGTCGTCGTCCAGCtccagcaccagcagcagcagcacaagCCGAAGGAGGCGCTGGGGTCTCCCGCGTCGCTGGTGAACCCATCGTACGCCACCCCCGCGGGAGGGAAGGACAGAGCCATGTACTGCTACTGCGGGGTGCTGAGCCGGTGGAGCGTCGTGCGCAAGCCGGGACCCATGCAGGGGCGCTACTTCTTCGGGTGCGGGAACTGGACCGCCACCCGGCGCGCCATCTGCCCGTACTTCGCATGGGCCTCGTGA
- the LOC100280343 gene encoding uncharacterized protein isoform X5, which produces MVTDEEMQVNNEAPLGCLKPNISQYNSPEQIGGVEGFPENNEKRNDIVAAEKIWEATPNQGLSRPIYRQEFYAWPYIYSDYQIVRQPLPYGFDNQFYQINRDHGFPIENRVQYLPFKMLPQGHPHDAQLQEFQYFVVIDFEATCDKVNNPFPQEIIEFPSVLVNSATGKLEECFQTYVRPTYHQFLTDFCKELTGIQQIQVDRGVPLGEALLMHDKWLEDKGIKNTNFAIVTWSNWDCRIMLESECRFKRIRKPPYFNRSSFCAREMLQWINLRVPFQEVYGDVRCNLKEAVQLAGLTWEGRAHCGLDDARNTARLLALLMHRGFKFSITNSLVWQPAAAPQSTAATCHFSPDRSPDPVVVQLQHQQQQHKPKEALGSPASLVNPSYATPAGGKDRAMYCYCGVLSRWSVVRKPGPMQGRYFFGCGNWTATRRAICPYFAWAS; this is translated from the exons AGGAAATGCAAGTTAATAATGAGGCACCACTAGGGTGCCTCAAGCCAAATATTTCTCAGTATAACTCTCCAGAGCAGATAGGTGGTGTTGAAGGGTTTCCTGAGAATAATGAAAAAAGGAATGATATTGTTGCTGCGGAAAAAATCTGGGAGGCGACTCCAAACCAAGGCCTTAGCAGGCCCATCTACCGACAAGAATTTTATGCCTGGCCATATATTTATTCAGATTATCAAATCGTGCGTCAGCCACTACCTTATGGTTTTGACAACCAATTTTATCAGATAAATAGGGACCACGGTTTCCCTATTGAGAACAGGGTTCAATATCTTCCATTCAAGATGCTCCCTCAAGGTCACCCCCATGATGCACAGCTTCAGGAATTTCAGTATTTTGTGGTTATTGACTTTGAAGCAACCTGTGACAAGGTGAACAATCCATTTCCACAAGAAATCATCGAGTTTCCATCTGTCTTGGTTAACAGTGCAACTGGAAAACTCGAAGAATGCTTCCAAACATATGTTCGGCCGACGTATCATCAATTTTTGACTGATTTTTGCAAGGAGCTTACTGGCATACAACAGATTCAG GTGGACAGAGGTGTGCCTCTAGGTGAAGCCTTACTCATGCACGATAAATGGCTAGAGGACAAGGGCATCAAGAACACAAACTTTGCTATTGTGACCTGGTCTAACTGGGACTGCCGTATAATGCTGGAGTCGGAATGCAGATTTAAGAGAATCAGGAAGCCCCCTTATTTTAACAG GAGCAGCTTTTGTGCCAGGGAGATGCTACA GTGGATCAACTTGAGGGTACCGTTCCAGGAAGTGTACGGGGACGTCCGCTGCAACCTGAAGGAGGCAGTCCAGCTGGCCGGGCTCACATGGGAGGGGCGCGCTCACTGCGGGCTCGACGACGCCCGCAACACCGCTCGCCTCCTGGCACTTCTGATGCACCGGGGCTTCAAGTTCTCCATCACCAACTCACTGGTGTGGCAACCTGCCGCCGCTCCGCAGTCAACCGCCGCCACCTGCCACTTCTCCCCGGACCGCTCTCCGGACCCAGTCGTCGTCCAGCtccagcaccagcagcagcagcacaagCCGAAGGAGGCGCTGGGGTCTCCCGCGTCGCTGGTGAACCCATCGTACGCCACCCCCGCGGGAGGGAAGGACAGAGCCATGTACTGCTACTGCGGGGTGCTGAGCCGGTGGAGCGTCGTGCGCAAGCCGGGACCCATGCAGGGGCGCTACTTCTTCGGGTGCGGGAACTGGACCGCCACCCGGCGCGCCATCTGCCCGTACTTCGCATGGGCCTCGTGA